The segment CACCAACAATCTGCCGCCGAAGAGGCGTCGTTTCAGCAGCTTACACATGGCCCATGTCCTACGCAGGCTGGATTGTACCCCAACTGACGGCACTCGCAAAGGGAAAAGCCCGGCGGCGAGCACGGATGATGAGGATTCAGATCCGGGTCGGACGGGGTATGATGTGATTGAAGATAGTTACTTCGCTGTCGACCCGGCCGTCGTCTTGATCTTTCGATAGCACAGGCGAACGCCGGCATCGGGATCCTTAAACCCCGTCAACTCTTTGAGAAAACGGGGATCCACCGGTGAGTCGATAGAACTGCTTTCATTGGGATCGAGGACATTGCGGTCTTTGACCTCGAACTTTCCCAAAAAGCGACCTTTCACCCGAACTTCAACCTCCAGTTCCGCACGCCACGCCTCTTTGCTGCGGTTGGTTACGCTTCCCAGCAGGTGACCCTCCACCACGTCAACCTCGCTCACCGCGAATTCCGGCGGCTCCCCCGAACAGAGTCCCTCGCCGGAGCGGCTTTTTGCCAAACGTTCCGGAGCAATTTCTCTCACCCCGCGCTGCTTCATCGTGGCCAGTTCGTCACGCTTCAGTCCGTACACATCAACGCCCTCTTGTTCCACAATCTTTGCATTCATAAAGCTTTCGTCACGGGTCGTCACCAGGTAATCTTCCAGCGGGGTGGCGACGCCGCTCGGCTTGACAGACGGCAGGTCCTTGGTTCCGAGAATGGCATAGACGTCGTCAGCGTCCAGTTCCCCGAATTGCCCATTGCCGGTACTCCAATAGATAGGGCCCTTCGGCTTCCCCCTTGCGCAGTCATCGACCAGGACCGATTGCTCATCGGTCTCAGAAGCCGTGTCCGCCGCACGGCTGTCGGCAAAGGAGCAATCATCGACGATCATAAAATGACCGCCCTTGAGGTAGATGAGGTATTCGGCAGTGGAGACAGAGGGCAGCCCAACAAGGCACAACATCACCAGAATTCCCGAATGACGAGTCCCTGCCATTGCCCTAGAGATCTTCGCAGTTCGCCGACCCGGCCTGTCCCGTGTTATCCAGTCGGCTGACAATGTTTCCAATCAGGCGCATAATGTGGAGTCGCTCACTATCGGATGACGTGAACCTGATTTGGCAGAGGGTGTTGAGCTGTCGCTCCAGGCATGGTCGATCGCCGGCCCGGCACTCGGTCCGTTTCAAGGATTCGATCAACAATTCAGACCGTTTTCCCGCCAGGAGATCAGCCAGCGCTTGCCTCTCCCTCGTTAACGCGCGACGGTATAGCTCTTCTTCAGCACGGACGATTTGTTGGTTACGATCGGTCGTGTCCTGTAACTGTGTGATACGGTCCAGGAGGGTTTCGCGAACGGAGGTCCACTCTGCTGAGGCCGCGAGTGATGACTCGGTGGCAGCGCGCCCCGCATGAACCCTGTCAAGGAGTTGCAGGAAGGCCTGGGATTCGGCAAGGCGTTCTTTACACTCCTTCAGCTTCAACTCCTTCTCCGCCAGCGGGAGGAGATCTCTTAGCTTGGTGAGACGATCGGTGAGTTCGCGAATCTCTTGCCGCCATTGGGGCTCGTTGGATCTGACGAGGAGATCGGTGAGCCTGTGTTGATCCCTCGCAAGTGGCGCCAACTCATCCGCCGGGGTCAACCGTAATTTGGCGAGTCCCCATTCGACCCTCTCGAAGGCCTCCTGTTGGCCCCTAGGATCATCCGGGGTAGGAAAATCGATATCCCGATCCTGCGGCATCTGCTTTATCTCTTCGCATAACTCATGACGGGGCTGTTCAGCGCGGATCGGCCCGGCGGACCAGAATATGACGCTCAGCCCTGTTGCCACGGCCATAACGAATAACTCGCGTCTATGGCGAAGTCCGGCCATGTCTCCTGTCTCTCATCCGACACTAGAGCCGTGCATCCTGCAGAACAGAGGGGGTCAGGAATATCAGCAGCTCGATACGCTCATCCGGTCCGAGCGAACGCCGCTTGAACAACCAGCCCAGGATGGGGATATCACCGAAAAACGGAACCTGATCCGTAGTTATGGCCTCGGTCGATTGAAGCAGACCGCCGATGACGACGGTCGAGCCGTTCTGAACCATGATGTTCGTTGTGGCCTTCCGCGTGTTGATCGGAAATACGAAGCCTTGCGAAAAGTCGACCCGTTGCCCGGGGAACGACCGCTCCGCCTCGACCTTCATGGAGACCCGACCATCGGGCGTAATGTGGGGTTTAACCTTCAGTTTAATGAAGGCATCCTGAAACTGTACGACTGTTCTTCCTGAGCTATCGATCGTCGTATAGGGAACCTGAGTCCCCTGCTTGATCTCAGCCTCTTCGTTGTCCTGGGTTGCCACACGCGGCGAGGATAGGGTTCGTATCTTCCCCTGGGTCTCTGCCGCCGAAAGCTGGGCGCCAACCAGGAATCGATTGGCCAGGCTGCCGATCGTCATGCCCAACGCGAAATGTGGCGATGCGACCGGGAGATTGACCGCCAGCGGTATGGGGCCCAGGAAGGGAACGGTCCCACCGCTCGCCGGAAACGGGTTGCCCGTGGCCGGCGTAAGGTTGGGGAACCGGAGCGGAAGGCCGCTTGTCCCGGAGGAGGACGCGCCACCGGACGTCGCACCTCCTCCGCTGCTCGAACTCGTTCCGGAGGGGGAACTTCCTCCAAAGGCCGTCACTCCCGTGGTGGCTCCAGCTTTCGTCGGAACCCCGGTCCCCCCCCATTGAACCCCAAGGCTTTGAGAGAACTGACGGGTTGCCTCGACAATTCTCGCTTCGATCAATACCTGGGGCGTCGGAATATCGATCTGCTTCAGCAGCGTCTCCATCCGTTCTACAGCCTCCGGAAGGTCTTTGACGATGATCCGGCTGGATCGTTCATCAACGATGACACTGCCGTCCTTTGACTTGAGCGCAGTCAAATGGGTCTTGAGATCCGTCGCCTTCGCGTAATTAAACGGCAGCAGTCTGGTGACAAAGGGTTCTTTTGGCGGGCTATCCAGTTCCCTGGCGAGTGCGGTCATCCTCTGACAGACGGGCTGCACATCGTTGACGATCAGGGTGTTCGTGGTCTCCTCCAGTTCAATGGTGCCCCGTCGTGATTTTAAGCGTTCCAGGTGTCGTCTCATATCAGAGACCTTCATGTGCGCCACGCGAATCACCATTGTGCACGGTGGCTCTTTCGCGTATTGCCGCTCCTCCTCCTCAATCCTCTTTCGCTCCTGTTCCTCGGCCTTTCGCTTCGCCTCTCTCTCCTCTCCGGCCTTCCGCCGTGCCTCCTCGGTCTTCCGCCGTGCCTCCTGGATGCTGATCGCCTGCTCAATATCTTTCGCGCGCTCATCCTTACTCTTTTGAATGTCGGCCTTCGATCCGACATAGATCAGATTGCCGTCTTGCTCGTAACTCAGACCCTTGGCTCGAAGGATCATGTCCAGCGCCTGACGCCACTCGACATTATGCAGACGCACGGTCACCTCGCGTTCTTCCCGTTTCTTCAAGCCATGCGCGACCACGACATTCAGACCGGTCGCCTCCGGGATAATACGCAACAGCACTTCATCGAGATCCGCTTTGTTGAGATCGAGCGACAGGCGCTTAGCGCCGGCCGTGGTCGGGGTCGCGGCAATGGTCTGCGAGACGCCGGCCGAGCTCGGCGGCACCGGCTCCTGCCCCGGCGAACCCGGCGTCTGGCGGCTTACGTCTTTGGCATTTGTTGGCGCCGCACGCTTTTGCGGCGGGGGCGGACTTCCGGCTCCAATTGGCGGCTGTCCGGCCGGCGGCGCCTCTGCCTTTGTCGATGCACGCCGGCGTTCCTCAGATTTCGAGTCCACGGACGCCTGCGGTGCAGAAGCGGCGGAGGACTTCTGCGGCGGCGGCTCATCGGGACTCAGCGCCGATTCCGCCATCATCATGGTTGCTGCAGACATCACGCTCTCGACACCCCCATCCTTCCTGGCGGGCGGACTCGCGGCTGAGTCATCGGCCCGCTTCAGTGATACGAGTTCCTGTGTGGTCGCCTTCTGATCAGCGACCTCGGAACTGACCAGGATCTGCAGTCCATCATGGGTTAACTCGATGCGATACGGCAGCAATCGGCTCAGATCGAACATCAGGCGAAGGGTCGGCTCGGAGGCCTGCTGGAGCTGCATCGTGGTCACTCGCAGGACAGGAGACTCAGACGGCAGCGCAACAGGCTCGCTGATCGCGTCTCGAGCGCGGGAGAGATCGATGACCAGCGCCGGCGGCGTCTGTACCGTATACGAGGCATAATCGGCCAACCCTCCATCTCCGCTGACCGTGATTGAGACCAGGTCCTGTTGCTCCATTCGGACCTGTACGCCGGTCACATTGACGACGCTCGCCGCCGGAGCGGCGTTCGATAAAGACGATTCGCCGGATGATAATGGCAAGGTCTCTCTGGTGGATACGCCGGACGTTGCGCAGGACGTAAACAATAGAAAGAGTACGGCGCCGGTGAGCCGTCGTCTCGGCCGGCACGACAACTTATAGACTGCGCGTACATTCATCGTGGTACGTCCGCCGGTAGCTGTTTTTCGACGTAACGTATACGCACCTTCCCCTCCGGATTCTTGGTTCGTACCTCGAATACTACACGATCCCTGCTAATCTTGACGACCTTGGCCGAATCAACCACGTCGTTTTCCCGGATGATGTACGCCCGTCCCGCCGATAGCTCTGACTCTACTAATGCATAAAAGGAGCGAGCCTCTCGAATAATCCCGGTTACCGTCAGAGGCACCGTCGGCGGTGTTTCTGCGACGACGGATCGAGACGGACGGAATGGGTCTCGCCGTCCCCTGGATCGGTACGTAGCCCGCTCCTCTCTCTCCTCTTGATGCGAGGCGACCTCAGGGGCAGGCGGTGGCGCTGTCTGCTGGACAGCAGGCGGTGTCGTCGGTGTCGTCTCGCTCGTGCAGCCCACGACGGCGGCCAGTATACAGACCATCATCGCGCCGACCGCCCTCTTATGAGAGGGCCTATTTCTCCGTCCTTGCCGCCTCACCACTCTTCGCCCCCGAAGCGCCTGAGTAGGTGTAGGTCACAACGCCAAACTCGGCCTGGATCGTGTCTCCGGGCTTCTGACCTTTGGCGGCCTGTCGAATGGTCAGATCGGTAACATTCACGATCCGCTCCAACTGAGCAAGCCGCTCAAAAAGGAGGCCAAGATCGTGGTAGGTTCCCCTCACCTTCAGTTGTACCGGGATCTCGGTATAGAAATCCTTCGCCACAGCGCTCGCCGGTTTAAACGAGGCGACGTCCAGATCCGTCTCCTGACCAAGACCGGCCACCCGTTTCAACAACGCCGGAATCTCCTTTTTAGTGGGTAGCTGCCGGATCGTACGCTCAAGTTGTGCTTCCAAAACCGTGATCTCCTGTTCCAGGCGAGGTCGTTGGCTTGCGATCTGTCTCGTCCGATCCGCCTCTGCTCTCACGCGAAGCAGCTCCGCTTGAGCCTCGCTCCGTGCGGTCCACGCCGACTGAAGCAACAGTTGCCAATAGAGGAGGAGGGTCAACACGCCTACGATGACCCCGAGCGCAATCTTCTGCTGCCGCGGGATATTGGCCGTATGGGCCGAGAGATCCATCGAAAACGGCATGACAGGCTCCTTCCGATTATCCCGACAAGGTCGCGAGAATTTCGAATCGTTCCACCGGCCTGCCCTCATATAACTCGAGCTCGGAAAAGCTCAGCTCAACATTCGTGACCAGGCGTGTCATCCGCTGAAGTGCCAGCATCAACTCGGCGACGACAAAGTGCGACGAGGCATATCCTTGAATAGTGAGTGTGCCGGAACTCTTACTGATGCTGGTCAGCCAGCCCCCATCCGGCAGCGCCTCGCTCAGACCATCCAGCAAGCGCACCGGACGGTCCTGGTGTGTCGCCAATCGTTGGACGAGCGCCAGCCGCTCTCCCAGTTGTTGCTTCTTGCGGGCGTACTGCTCGACCGCCTGAGCAGACTGCCGGTTCACCGCCACCTCGCTCTGTGTCACCGCAATACTCGTCCGCAGTCGTTGTATGTCCCATTTCACAAAGAGCCAGTATCCGGCCATTCCAGCGACCGCAAGAAGAGCCACGACGATCGATACGGTCCGAGGGGCCTTGATCTCTCCTCTTTTGGGGCGCTTCTCACGCGGAAGGAGATTGATCTTGATCATACGCTCTCCTCGTCGGCATCACGAAGGGCTAATCCCACACCGACCATCATTTGGGGCGCAATCGTCGCCAGATATTGAGCGTCAACCGTTTTCGCGTTGATCGCGATATGTTGGAACGGATTGGCAATCTCAACGGGCAACTCAAGCGTACGTGACAGGTACGTGGCCAGCCCCGGTAACAACGCGCATCCGCCGCTTAATATCATGCGGTGAATCGTATCCCGTTGACTCGTGGAGTAATAAAAATCGAATGAACGGCGCACCTCTTCGGCCAATTCACCGTTGACCGTCCGGACCACAGGCTCTACTTCTGTGAAGCTGTGCCCGGCAATCGTCTGACCTCGTTTTAGCGCCTCGGCCTCCTCGACACTCAAGCCGAAACTTCTCTCCAGCGATTCGGTGTGTCGGTTCCCGCCCAGAGGGCTATCCCGGGTAAAGTCCGAGATACCGCCGGCCAGGATATTGATGTTCGTGACCGCTGCTCCTACATTTACAAGGGCCACCACCTCGCCGGGCTCAATCTTATTGAGTATCATGAACGCGTTCCCGATGGCGAAAACGTCGACGTCGACCACGACCACATTCAGGCCGGCGGCGGAAATGGCGGTGAGGTAGTCGTTCAGGATGTCCTTCTTGACCGCCACCAGCAGGACCTCCATCTCTTGCTCGCCGGTACCGAGCCTTCGCAGGATCTGGAAGTCCAGATTCACGTCATCGATGGCGTAGGGAATATGTTGTCCTGCTTCCCACGCAATCCCTTCTCTGAGCTCTGCCGCCGGCATTGCAGGCACCGTAATCTTCTTGATAATGACCGAATTTCCGGATACTGAACAGGCGACATCAGAAAGGGTGATGGCGTGTTTGTCGAACAGTTGTCGGACAGCCGTGCTGACCGCACCGGCGTCGACGATGATGCCGTCTACGATCGCGTCGGAATGGATGGGAACCATGCCGAGTTCGGCGACGCGATAGGAACCCCGCGATTGTTGAAGGTGTATGGCCTTGACGGAACTGGTCCCGATATCCAGTCCGACCAGTTCCCTTTTGCGAGACCCCCATGAAAACATCATGAGTACCTGTGCCGAGCCATGATCTGCTGATAGGTTGTGCTTCCATCGAGCTTGTACGACGTTACTCTGAACTTGTCAAGCAAAATACATCATATGAGGGTGGTCAGACCCAGATAGGCGCCGGGTGTACTACTGAACCTTGCATAGGTAATGAAACACGAACTGCTCCCGCATCCGTTCAGCCTGAGCTTGTCGAAGGCCGCTCCGCTCATGGTTCGACAGGCTCACCACGAACGGAACGGAGGGATCTATAATAGTCGCATTACCTATGCAAGAATCAATAGGATTAGTCGCCAACTATACGAGGGTGCCGGATGTGCCCCAAATGAGCCGGAAGAGGCGAGGACGGGCGGCGTCTCGGCAGGTGTGTTACGGTACGTTTCGAGAATGTGGAAGTTGAGAATGTAGCGTTGGGCCAGGGCTGCGCGGGAGAGCCGATGACTATTGGCCTGAGACGGCTTTGATTCGTGTGGCTGCCTTGAGCGACGCGACGAACTCGCCGACGCGTTGCAACTGGTCCGGTTGTCCGGACGTCTGTTCCAACAGCGAGACGATCGCACTCCCGACGATCACACCGTCGGCCATCGTCGCGACCACCCGTACCTGCTCCGGCGTCGAAATGCCGAACCCTACCGCCAGCGGCAGGCCGGTTTCGCGTCGGATGATCCGAAGGCCGGTTTCGAGATCGTCGCTGACCCTGGACCGGGCCCCCGTCACACCTCGCAGCGAGACATAATAGATGAATCCTTTTGAGGCGGCCGAGATCGTTCGTATCCGCTCAGGCGGGCTGGTCGGCGCAATGAGAAAGATCGTATACAGGTCGTACGCGCCCGCGGCCTCGATCAACTCGGTCGCCTCGTCAGGCGGCAGATCCGGCACGATCAGGCCGTCGATGCCGGCAGCTACCGCTTCTTTTGCGAATCGCGTATATCCGAAGTGAAAAATGGGATTGACGTAGCTCATTAATAAGAGCGGCAGGCGACAGTCAGTCCGAAGATCCGCCACCATCTCGATAATCCCCGCAAGGGTCGTTCCGCCCCGTAGCGCCCGTTGAGACGCCCGCTGAATGGTCACACCATCGGCCAGTGGATCCGAGAAGGGTACGCCGATCTCGATCAGATCGGCGCCCCGCCGTTCGCATTCCAGGATCAACGAACGGGTCGTAGCGAGGTCAGGGTCACCTGCGGTCAGGTAGGGCATCAGGGCTCGCTCTCCGGATTCCCTGAGTCGACGGAAACGCTCATCGATACGGTTCATGGTCGAGACCCCTCAGTCAATACCAGATTCGCCACCGTCTCAACATCCTTATCGCCACGACCCGAGAGATTGACCACCACAATCTGGTCCCGGTTCAGCGTCGGGGCCAGTGTCTTGAGATGGGCGATGGCGTGCGCGCTCTCCAGCGCCGGAATGAGCCCCTCGAGCCGGCTCAGGAGCTGAAACGCCTCCAACGCCTCGGCATCCGTTGCCGACACAAAATCGATCCGCCCGAGGTCCCGGAGGTAGGCGTGCTCCGGCCCGACACTCGGATAATCCAGTCCGGCCGACACCGAATGAGTCGTGCGAATCTGGCCGTCGCCGTCCTGCAGGACGAAGCTCATCGTCCCGTGCAGGACGCCCAGTTCACCGCCGGCAAACCGCGCCGCATGCCGCCCGGATTCGATCCCCAGTCCGCCCGCCTCGACCCCGATCATTCGAACGGCCGGCTCATCCAGAAAGTGGTGAAACAGACCGATCGCGTTGCTGCCGCCGCCGACGCAGGCGACCAGATAGTCCGGCAGTCTGCCCTCCAGTTCCAGGATCTGGGTCCTGGTCTCTCGACCGATGATCGATTGAAAATCGCGAACCATCAACGGGTAGGGATGGGCGCCCAGGACCGAGCCCAGCACATAATGGGTCGTATCGACATTCGTCACCCAGTCACGCATCGCCTCGTTGATAGCATCCTTCAGCGTGCAACTGCCCGCCTCCACCGGGGCGACCTTGGCGCCCAACAGTCGCATCCGAACGACGTTGAGGGCCTGTCGTCGCATATCCTCCGTCCCCATATAGACCTCGCAGGTCAACCCGAACCTGGCGGCGACGGTTGCGGTCGCCACGCCGTGCTGTCCGGCGCCCGTTTCGGCGATGACCCGGGACTTTCCCATGCGGCGGGCGAGCAGAATCTGACCGAGGGTGTTATTGATCTTATGCGCGCCGGTATGACAGAGATCTTCGCGCTTGAGATAGATTCGCGCCCCGCCGAGATAATCGGTCAGTCGGCGCGCGAAATAGAGCGGCGTCGGACGCCCGACGTAGTGTCTGAGATAGCCCTGCATCTCTGACTCAAAGCCGGGATCGGCCTTCGCCTGGAGATAAATGGTCTCCAGTTCGGCCAGGGCCGCCATCAGGGTTTCCGGAACGAATTGCCCGCCGTACCTGCCGAAGTGGCCGCGAGGATCAGGAAGCGGACCCGGATTACATGTCTCAACGTGCGTCGGCTTTTCTAAGCTGTTCAATGAATTCCCTCACCTTTTGATGATCTTTTCGACCGGGAGAGGCTTCCACGCCGCTACAGACGTCCACGGCGTACGGCCTGACCTGCGCGATTGCGCGGGCGATATTGTCGGGTCTCAGTCCGCCCGACAAAATGACCCGTGTCCGACGCGCGGCTTCCGCCGCGATCTCCCACGGAAAGGTTCGGCCGGTCCCACCCGGCTGGTCGGCGACGTAGGCGTCCAGCAGGAAGGCCCGTGCCCGCGGGTAATGAGCTACGACCTCCAGATCGGTTGTACTCTGCACCCGAATCGCCTTAATAAATGGGGTACGAAGTTGACTACATAGGTCCGGACTCTCGTGACCGTGCAGTTGTGCAAGCCCGACGCCGGATACGCCGACAATCCGCTCGATCTCGTCAGGCGGTCGGTGGACGAATACCCCTACCGTCGTCACAAACGGCGGCATCTCCCCGACGATCGCCGCCGCTGCCGGCGGGTGGATATAACGGGGCGTCCCCTCCGCAAAGATAAACCCCAGGGCATCGGCCCCGGCCTCGACTGCGGCCCACGCGTCTTCACGCGAGGTGATTCCGCAGATCTTTACGCGCACCATCGGACGCAACTCAACCGCCGGTTCCCGTCAGCAACTCGCGCAGCTTCTCCCCGGGGTCCGGACTCGCCAGCAAGGATTCGCCAACCAGGATCGCGTCAACGCCGGCGTCGGCCAGGCGTCGGACTTCTTCGGGGCGCTTAATGCCGCTTTCGCTCACGACGACGGCCTGATGCGGCAGGTGCGGCAGCAGCGCAAAGGTCGTCTCCAGCCGGGTCTCCAGGGTTGCCAGATCCCGATTGTTGATACCGATCAGTGAGG is part of the Candidatus Methylomirabilota bacterium genome and harbors:
- a CDS encoding pilus assembly protein PilM; this encodes MMFSWGSRKRELVGLDIGTSSVKAIHLQQSRGSYRVAELGMVPIHSDAIVDGIIVDAGAVSTAVRQLFDKHAITLSDVACSVSGNSVIIKKITVPAMPAAELREGIAWEAGQHIPYAIDDVNLDFQILRRLGTGEQEMEVLLVAVKKDILNDYLTAISAAGLNVVVVDVDVFAIGNAFMILNKIEPGEVVALVNVGAAVTNINILAGGISDFTRDSPLGGNRHTESLERSFGLSVEEAEALKRGQTIAGHSFTEVEPVVRTVNGELAEEVRRSFDFYYSTSQRDTIHRMILSGGCALLPGLATYLSRTLELPVEIANPFQHIAINAKTVDAQYLATIAPQMMVGVGLALRDADEESV
- a CDS encoding tryptophan synthase subunit alpha yields the protein MNRIDERFRRLRESGERALMPYLTAGDPDLATTRSLILECERRGADLIEIGVPFSDPLADGVTIQRASQRALRGGTTLAGIIEMVADLRTDCRLPLLLMSYVNPIFHFGYTRFAKEAVAAGIDGLIVPDLPPDEATELIEAAGAYDLYTIFLIAPTSPPERIRTISAASKGFIYYVSLRGVTGARSRVSDDLETGLRIIRRETGLPLAVGFGISTPEQVRVVATMADGVIVGSAIVSLLEQTSGQPDQLQRVGEFVASLKAATRIKAVSGQ
- the trpB gene encoding tryptophan synthase subunit beta, with the protein product MNSLEKPTHVETCNPGPLPDPRGHFGRYGGQFVPETLMAALAELETIYLQAKADPGFESEMQGYLRHYVGRPTPLYFARRLTDYLGGARIYLKREDLCHTGAHKINNTLGQILLARRMGKSRVIAETGAGQHGVATATVAARFGLTCEVYMGTEDMRRQALNVVRMRLLGAKVAPVEAGSCTLKDAINEAMRDWVTNVDTTHYVLGSVLGAHPYPLMVRDFQSIIGRETRTQILELEGRLPDYLVACVGGGSNAIGLFHHFLDEPAVRMIGVEAGGLGIESGRHAARFAGGELGVLHGTMSFVLQDGDGQIRTTHSVSAGLDYPSVGPEHAYLRDLGRIDFVSATDAEALEAFQLLSRLEGLIPALESAHAIAHLKTLAPTLNRDQIVVVNLSGRGDKDVETVANLVLTEGSRP
- a CDS encoding phosphoribosylanthranilate isomerase translates to MVRVKICGITSREDAWAAVEAGADALGFIFAEGTPRYIHPPAAAAIVGEMPPFVTTVGVFVHRPPDEIERIVGVSGVGLAQLHGHESPDLCSQLRTPFIKAIRVQSTTDLEVVAHYPRARAFLLDAYVADQPGGTGRTFPWEIAAEAARRTRVILSGGLRPDNIARAIAQVRPYAVDVCSGVEASPGRKDHQKVREFIEQLRKADAR